One genomic region from Zalophus californianus isolate mZalCal1 chromosome 12, mZalCal1.pri.v2, whole genome shotgun sequence encodes:
- the LOC113911222 gene encoding protein atonal homolog 8-like, which produces MAKRLSPLRERCAAAGGTGSASPHRPPPPPPHHQHRAGEEGGPARGVRPGPLPPSLALARPGPGQRLEPDGSRPGHAHCGLPPGEGEAWSWCEFTSGEPSPLCTAVPSASWEQGKACLGVSRVLLHKQVYDKARRSLLTSVGTVSCGLTSCPSPPGSF; this is translated from the exons ATGGCAAAGCGCCTCTCCCCGCTCAGGGAGAGATGCGCGGCGGCCGGCGGGACGGGCTCAGCGtccccgcaccgcccccccccccctccgccccatCACCAGCACCGCGCGGGAGAGGAGGGCGGCCCGGCGCGGGGAGTACGTCCCGGCCCGCTGCCGCCCTCCCTCGCCCTCGCCCGCCCGGGGCCGGGGCAGCGGCTGGAGCCGGACGGGAGCCGGCCCGGGCATGCGCACTGCGGCCTCCCTCCCGGTGAAG GTGAAGCCTGGTCCTGGTGTGAGTTCACTTCCGGTGAGCCTTCACCACTATGCACCGCTGTGCCGTCAGCCTCCTGGGAGCAAGGCAAGGCTTGCCTTGGGGTCTCCAGGGTCCTGCTCCATAAGCAGGTGTATGATAAAG CTCGCCGCTCCCTCCTGACCAGTGTGGGGACAGTCTCCTGTGGCTTAAcgtcctgcccctcacccccggGGAGCTTCTGA